A stretch of Xenopus laevis strain J_2021 chromosome 8S, Xenopus_laevis_v10.1, whole genome shotgun sequence DNA encodes these proteins:
- the LOC108699761 gene encoding SERTA domain-containing protein 2: MLGRGFKRKLNDCEETMNNVSSACDFNQNMPYGHQRQLVLNMCLNKLQSYKMLVEPNLHRSVLIANTVRQIQEETRKEASQLAGILYNDSNDIYPGNDSIENSVNLPCGINTVVSQDSWPLESPFDSLTEVTDDDMSSAISSILKDLDFVEDSSPSQTLGPCLYEQPKPVESGSKVGDKQDTKGGECVFGSFEITSSINYLKDLSVDDIFEDIDTTMYDSDFSFSSLISAKAEEPLKVLTLCNTQSNNNIQVCRTDLNDLDHIMEILVGS, translated from the coding sequence ATGCTTGGTAGAGGATTTAAACGCAAGCTGAATGATTGTGAGGAGACCATGAACAACGTTTCTAGTGCCTGTGACTTCAACCAAAATATGCCCTACGGTCATCAGAGGCAGCTGGTGCTGAATATGTGCCTCAACAAACTACAGAGCTATAAAATGCTAGTGGAACCTAATCTACACAGATCTGTTCTTATAGCCAATACAGTAAGACAGATTCAGGAGGAAACAAGAAAGGAAGCTAGCCAGCTAGCTGGGATTCTCTATAATGATAGCAATGACATATACCCAGGAAATGACTCCATAGAAAACTCTGTGAATTTGCCTTGTGGAATTAACACCGTTGTCAGTCAAGACTCCTGGCCTTTGGAAAGTCCTTTTGACAGCTTGACGGAAGTGACCGATGATGATATGTCATCTGCTATATCATCTATCCTAAAGGATCTGGACTTTGTGGAAGACAGTAGTCCGTCCCAAACACTGGGCCCTTGCTTGTACGAACAGCCAAAACCAGTAGAAAGTGGATCCAAAGTTGGCGACAAACAGGACACAAAAGGAGGGGAATGTGTTTTCGGTTCTTTTGAAATCACAAGTTCTATAAATTACTTGAAAGATTTATCTGTAGATGACATTTTTGAAGACATCGATACGACGATGTATGACTCAGACTTCAGTTTCTCTTCTTTAATTTCAGCTAAAGCTGAGGAACCTCTTAAAGTGCTCACACTGTGCAATACTCAATCAAACAACAATATACAGGTCTGCAGAACAGATTTAAATGACTTGGATCACATCATGGAAATTTTAGTTGGCTCCTGA